Genomic DNA from Hordeum vulgare subsp. vulgare chromosome 2H, MorexV3_pseudomolecules_assembly, whole genome shotgun sequence:
CTGCTAGTTGGAATTTTGCAATAGAAGTGATAGATGCCACCTCTATTTCTCAGTTATTGTTAATTAAGTTCTGTGATTAGATGCTATGTTTGGTGAATGCTATCGTCCTGGGAATTATTCTTGTGTTTTACTAGTAGTTTTTTTGGTTGTGACTGTTCATATCTTCATGATGGTTCAGAAACTTGCAGCTAACAATTACAGTATACTAGATTTTATTTGTCTGATCCTTTcagaaaagtttgaagaaaagttTGATGTGATTGAATTAATGTGTCTGTACAAATGGTGGAACTGTGTGCATGGTCATGTGTTGTTTGCATTATTAATTTTATAGCGCATTTGTATTGAAAGTGGAAGGTGGTTCTGTACCTCTTGCTCTGTAGATATCGTCAAGTGCTAATGTTGTTATAATTATATGGATCATGTTGCTAGTTGGAATTTGTTCTGTGAATTTGTTCTTTTAATCGGAGAAGATGCTATATATTTACATGTCGACACATGCTTTCTCAAttatgttgctgttttgtttttctaTACCTTAGACCAACTGTTTTGTTTTTTATAGGTACCCGAGCCTTGGTTTATAGTGGGAGTGGACGAGCCGCCACCTTCGTGGGATCCCGTTAAGACGCCAAAGTTTGGTATGCCTTGTATTTACTAGGGCTTGTTAGCTCTCTAATTCTTGTTAGCTTTCTAATTCTTGTCATTGTTTCTTGATTGCTTCGGTATTAGTTTTGAAATGAAGTCACGGGGTCTAGATCATATTAGGAAGAGaagagaggaagatgatgatgagatgGTCCTTTTCATTCATCCATTATTGCACTCGTACTTAATGGACAGTAGAGGACGGGGTGAAAAAAACAAAGGCATAGCTCGATCCTTTACGGCAAGCAGCGTGTTGACGAACTTCTTGAAGGACATGTGAATAATTGCTTGGTAGCTTTTAGGATGGAACCATACATCTTTAAGTCTTTAGCATCGTATCTTAGAAGGAAAGAATTGATAAAAGACACAAGACTCAAGGTGGAGGAGAAGCTAGCATTCTTCCTGTACATGTTGTCACATAATTCATCATATGAAGATATGCAACTGGAATTCACGCATAGTGGATCCACCTTTCATGAGTACATCAACGAGTTCTTTGATATCATCCCTGCCCTATGTACTCGCTGTGTGGAGCCTCCACGCATTGACGAACCACATCCAGTAATTGCTACCGATGAACGATTCTATCAATACTTCAAGGTTCTTATCTTGACACTTAAAAAATTActtacctttctccattaaaatCTCAAAAGTTAATTAGCAAATCTATTTTTTTACAGAATTGTATAGGTGCTATCGATGAATCCCATGTTCCTATTACCATTGCGCCTGAGAGTGCTGCACCATTTCAAAATAGAAAGGGCACCGTGAGCCAAAACGTAATGATTGCATGTGACTTGACTTGAAGATCACGTTTATATCATGTGGATGGGAGGGGTCTGCAACAAATGCTAGGGTTCTTCGATCTGCAATGAACTCTGGATTTAAAGTACCCGATGGAAAGTTTTACCTCGTCGATGGTGGTTACGCAAACACCATATCCTTCCTTGCACCGTATCGGGGTGTGAGATATCACTTGAATGAATTTGGGCATGGCCACCATCGTCCACAAAGCCACAGAGAATTATACAATCTTTGACATGCTTTGTTGCGAAATCATGTAGAAAGGACCCTAGGAGTTCTGAAGAAGCGATTCCTGATACCCAATATCGGGACATTACATTCAATTAGGAACCAAGCGAGGATTCCAGCAGCTACCGCAATCTTTCATAACATCATCAAATTGCATGCTGGTGATGAGGAATGGCTTGAAAACCAACCAGATAACATACCTctggctgattttgtcaatttacCCAATGATAATGATAACTACCAAGGGAATAACACCCAAGGCAATGCTTTGCGAGATGAAATTGCAATGCAAATGTGGAATGATTTCCCACATAACTAACTCTTTGTAAGTTTGTGGATGTAATTGTCTTTTTCTAATTCAATTGATTAAATGTATTTAGTTTGTGTGTTAATTTGTTTTATCTCAATAGATATGTACGCAAAAGGATCTCCCAAATTCAACTTGGCGCAGGCTGCTGCGTTATTAAGAAAGAAAGGACTTCTTGGTGTTAAAATGGATTCACCAAAGGTTAACAAAAAGAGTTCTCCAAAAGGTACTCTTTTTTTGTCAGTACAAGACCAATAGTATTTTAATTGAAGACAGTTAGCCAATAGACCTTGTGCTTTAATTGGCTTGTGTAGTTGTGAAACAAAGAGCACAATGGAGTTTGGGACTTGAAAAAGGTCTGGCGGAGATACTTATGGAGCACGATACTCCTTACCACCGAGGGCAAAATGGATGGAGCAAGCAAACTTGGAACTTGATGGTGACAAAATTCCATGCAAAACACAAACATGTGAAGTTCTCGAAGTCTCAAATtcaagataaggagaaggagctcaaaaGAGAATATAGGATGTTAAAAGAAGCCCGAAAGCAAAGCGGTGTTGGCTGGGATGACAAAAGATGTATGATCGAAGCTGACACCGACCTTTGGGACAATCTGATGATTGTAAGTTCTTTAATTCCACCCTTCGATATGGTTACAATTTTATACCATGCTAATACTCATCTATTACTCTGGTTCTTTGTAGTCATATCCAAGTATCGGGAAATTCAAGAAGAAATCTTTTCCTCTCTTTGACTCGCTAGGAGAACTCTATGATGGTAAGTTTACGAACTTTTGTTGCTTCCTCTTAACTCTTAACTCTGCGTATTGTTTGGTTACTTACATGCATTTTGCAGGGCATACAGCTGAGGGTACCTACAGTTTCACATCAATTGCACAACCATCACAAATTGACGAAGACTTTGAAGATGAAATAGAGGTTGAGGAAGTAAAAGAAAGTGATGACTTGGAGATGATGAATCAAGTGCaacatgatgaagatgacttgCAAATTCTAGATCAAAAGGATGTTGCACATAGGAAGGAGGATGTCAATCCAAGTGAAGAAGTGGGTCGTACAATGGCTGGTTCAGGAAAGAtgccccaaaagaagcccaagaaGGAGAAGCGCAAGAACAGTGGTGATGTGATTGCTGGAGCATTAGAGAAGTATATAGAGTTGAAGAAAAGGCAAGTAGATGATGAAGCTACATATTTGGCCAAAGAAAAGGCAGATGCAACAAAATTACATGAATTCTCTATCACCAAGTGCATGGATGTGTTGAAAAAAAATGGAGGATGTGACCCGCATCGAGAAGATCAAAGCATTCAACGTCTTCAAGGATGCTGCAAACCGTGAGATTTTCATCAATGCCGCTGATGATGATAAAGATACTTTTGTTATGTGGCTTCGGAGCCAAATGTCCCCATGAGGTATGTTCAAGACATGTAGCAGACATAACTTCTTTGTTATATAATTATGTGATAGTTGATGGTATATTACATCTCTGTAGAGAAACATTTTCGTGATAAAACTTGCAGACATAACTTCCTTGTTATATAATTATGTGATAGAGTCGAATGTAGGTTAGGCTAAACCATGATTTAGAGAAACATTTTCGATTGTTCAAACGATGATGCTTTTATTGCTGCAACTATAAGTTACAGTGTGCAAAAATCTGTACCTGACTGTAGATTATGTTGATACAATGATGCTTTATTGCTGCAACTATAAGTTAAGTGCTATTAGACATGTTTGACTGTAGATGCCTGGTACAGATTTTTGCGGACGTAATCTACAGTCTG
This window encodes:
- the LOC123428653 gene encoding uncharacterized protein LOC123428653 — protein: MYAKGSPKFNLAQAAALLRKKGLLGVKMDSPKVNKKSSPKVVKQRAQWSLGLEKGLAEILMEHDTPYHRGQNGWSKQTWNLMVTKFHAKHKHVKFSKSQIQDKEKELKREYRMLKEARKQSGVGWDDKRCMIEADTDLWDNLMISYPSIGKFKKKSFPLFDSLGELYDGHTAEGTYSFTSIAQPSQIDEDFEDEIEVEEVKESDDLEMMNQVQHDEDDLQILDQKDVAHRKEDVNPSEEVGRTMAGSGKMPQKKPKKEKRKNSGDVIAGALEKYIELKKRQVDDEATYLAKEKADATKLHEFSITKCMDVLKKNGGCDPHREDQSIQRLQGCCKP